The nucleotide sequence ATAAGTAATAAAACAATACTAAACCAAATGATTAAAATCAATTGGTTAATGACTTCCATCAAATGATGAATTGTTTAGAAGAACCCGAGTTCAATTCTTGAGTGGAACAATTCTTTGTCATACTTTACTTATCTCCCGATCGAACTTCAAATTATAGGGTCTCTTTCCCCTACAAACTgaatatttaatacaaaaataaaacaataattagtactccctccgatcctaaTTATAAAAGAcatttaagtaaaaataaaatgatgaattcaattcaaattttaaacaaaatacattaccttttattgattaaaatatctcttataaatagaatcAGAGTGGATTATTTTCTTaagtttcttttaaaaaaataggttaaaaagGGTCATGCATGGCAATATAATGTCTCTAGAttcatgaatgttgtgtttacgaTTATTGATTTTGCAATCCGAAAAGATTTAACAGTGTAATTTATTGTCCGCTTGTTTTATATTCATGTGTAAAATTCACATACATATGTATGTGTGTATATAAGAACAAAAAAGTTCTTTGTTTTGTATTAGGGTCCAcctttctcatttttatttttacttttactaaCAAACATAAGTGAATATATATTCGATATTTTCTTTaccattttattttacaatattttattaaaaatgaaaatgccaaacttttatttttcttgtttctgaAAATGCTTTTTTTCTAACTTGTCTTCCATTTTTATCTCTATCATAATTATTCACTACATGCATTTTTAATCTTCTTGAtagcaatttaaaataaatataaattaaatacattaaaatCACAAATGTCATCGAAACTCAACGTCACCCAAATATTATCCTAAGAACTTTCATTTACATCATAGAGACCTTTGAACGGGTGAGAgataatggataaaaaaaagactaatttaTTTGAATGACTTCATCATTCGACGTTTACATTAACTTAAGGGTCATGATACATAATTTTCTACGTAAAAGTTACAACTTTTAATTGATTATACAATGTCTCATTTACACTTGCTAACATTTTTTCCTTAAGTTAATTGGATTGTACTAGATGAGATTGGCTTTGGACTTCATAGAATTTTTGTCTTTCTTGATCACACTTGAATGACCTGAGTTATGAATTAACTAAGTTCCATCACCCACACATTTTCTACTTGGCCAATTATCTCCTTATTCATCCCAATTTCCTCCAAACtcattgtgaagctatattgggAGGAGGAGGtctaatcaaaataattaaacctATGGAAGTTATAAGATATGATGATGTTAAATAGACGAAGCATCCATCATCGTGGATGCCTTTAAATCAATAAAACCTTTTAGTAATAGGCAAGGGACCATGTGCGTGGGGAGGTGTTGAGAACACAAAAAGAAGagcaaacaaaattaaataagacaTTCATGACCcgaacttgaatttttttttgatcgAATCCAAACTTGAACCTTGATTACGATATTATGCCGCCGCCAAAAGTTTAATACTCCACCCCGGAACAGATTAAACTCTGGCCTAACCGCGCTATATCAAACACATATACCACCGTCACCTTGTGATCGGCAGTTTGATCATGAGAAAAGGTACAAGATTTGATTTAAGTAACCATCTGAAAAATTCATGGAagatttatatacatacacagTGTCATGCCCCATACAGAAGCACTACacaatataattgttatttaaaatgataaacACTATCCATAAAAACATGGCTATATACACACAAAATGAAAGATTGATTAATTTACAACCTCGTAATATTGAAGGCTAGGTTGAAGCTAGTGATGATTTTCTACATATGGGACAAGTGGAATGTAACACGAGCCATGGATCAACACAAGCAACATGATAAAGATGACCACAATCTGGAAGTAACCTCAACATGTCACTTTCTTTATAATCTCCTAAGCAAATAGAGCAACTAATTGAAGTTGAAGAACCATTCTTCTGAATTTGAGAGTATAACAGTTTCGGGTATCCTTCAAAACTTGTGTCGGTGTGATGACGAAGTCCTTGTTCCATGATTGAGTCTTCATGACGATGTGGTGGAAAACCGGACAAAATATTGAGAATGTTTCGACTTCGTGAACTACGAAGTCGAACACATGCAATAACTATTGAAAGAACCAAGAATACGAG is from Medicago truncatula cultivar Jemalong A17 chromosome 1, MtrunA17r5.0-ANR, whole genome shotgun sequence and encodes:
- the LOC11406931 gene encoding RING-H2 finger protein ATL70, with translation MNIDNNGTSEPPHNNNNGFDANGFTYILILVFGLVFLVLSIVIACVRLRSSRSRNILNILSGFPPHRHEDSIMEQGLRHHTDTSFEGYPKLLYSQIQKNGSSTSISCSICLGDYKESDMLRLLPDCGHLYHVACVDPWLVLHSTCPICRKSSLAST